The Enteractinococcus fodinae genome has a segment encoding these proteins:
- a CDS encoding ATP-dependent Clp protease proteolytic subunit, which yields MNFEMPQGTPATPMPSNRYILPQFEERTPYGFKRQDPYARLFEDRIIFLGTQVDDASADDVMAQLLVLEAMDSDRDITLYINSPGGSFTAMTAIYDTMQFIRPEVQTVALGQAASAAAVLLAAGAPGKRLALPNARVLIHQPSMGGDRGTATDLQIHADELLRIRTWMEETLADHTNKTADQVREDIDRDKFLSAAQAKEYGLVDEVLESRKKTD from the coding sequence ATGAATTTCGAAATGCCACAGGGCACCCCGGCAACCCCGATGCCTTCCAACCGCTACATCCTACCCCAGTTCGAGGAACGTACCCCGTACGGCTTCAAACGTCAGGACCCCTATGCACGTCTGTTCGAAGACCGCATCATCTTCTTGGGCACCCAGGTCGATGACGCCTCGGCCGATGACGTCATGGCCCAGCTGCTCGTATTGGAAGCCATGGACTCCGATCGGGATATCACCCTGTACATCAACTCGCCTGGTGGGTCCTTCACCGCGATGACTGCGATTTATGACACCATGCAGTTCATTCGCCCCGAGGTCCAAACAGTTGCCCTCGGACAGGCCGCCTCAGCTGCTGCTGTACTTCTAGCAGCCGGTGCACCAGGCAAACGTCTGGCCCTGCCAAACGCCCGCGTGCTGATTCACCAGCCATCGATGGGTGGGGACCGCGGTACGGCAACTGACTTGCAGATTCACGCTGATGAGTTGCTTCGTATCCGTACCTGGATGGAAGAGACCCTGGCGGATCACACCAACAAGACCGCGGATCAGGTGCGTGAGGATATTGATCGCGATAAGTTCCTGTCAGCCGCACAGGCCAAAGAGTACGGTCTGGTCGATGAAGTCCTCGAGTCGCGGAAGAAGACCGACTAA
- a CDS encoding cupin domain-containing protein — protein sequence MEWTLDQVTEMRTGRATYGHRQTTGALTWLRTGQETNGEYGLIYVETNLDYLVFAHYHTQYTETFKVFDGAGEGRIGDQRVDIELGKEYVIPPRVVHGWGPLTQPVTGIVELRPAHAGFEKWIMMLHNMAADGLTKPDLRPKNPLHAALFIVESDTHLAGAARVLNPVFEGLAWVARKTGIKRRLEDKYFHASTDLASM from the coding sequence ATGGAATGGACGTTAGATCAGGTCACCGAGATGCGCACCGGTCGTGCCACATACGGACACCGGCAAACCACCGGAGCACTGACCTGGCTTCGCACCGGTCAGGAGACGAACGGCGAGTACGGTTTGATATATGTCGAAACCAATCTGGACTATTTAGTCTTCGCGCATTATCACACGCAGTATACCGAGACCTTCAAAGTTTTCGACGGCGCCGGCGAGGGTCGGATCGGCGATCAGCGCGTCGATATAGAACTCGGCAAGGAGTACGTCATCCCTCCGCGGGTAGTGCACGGGTGGGGTCCGCTCACGCAACCAGTCACTGGCATCGTAGAACTGCGACCGGCCCATGCCGGCTTTGAGAAATGGATTATGATGCTGCATAACATGGCCGCCGATGGGCTCACCAAGCCCGACCTGCGACCCAAAAATCCGCTGCATGCGGCATTATTTATTGTGGAGTCTGATACGCATCTGGCGGGGGCGGCTCGGGTGCTGAACCCGGTCTTCGAAGGGCTCGCATGGGTGGCCCGTAAGACCGGGATCAAGCGGCGTCTGGAAGACAAATACTTCCACGCCAGCACGGACCTGGCATCGATGTGA
- the tig gene encoding trigger factor → MVQSTVENLAPTRVKLEVEVSYEELKPRIDATYKSLADQIQVPGFRKGKVPPRLIDQRVGRGFVIENAVNDNLDSFFQEALRENELSPLTRPEVDVTSVPGNDGEEEAPLKFNTEFDIRPTVELPDYKGLEVTVEPVTVTEEQEQKVLDELRERFATLVDVDRPAEKGDNVTIALTATVDDEEVDNAEGLSYEVGSGTMLDGLDEALEGLSAGEDAIFETTLAGGDHSGETATVKVVLEAVKERELPEADDDFAQLASEFDTIEELKEDLKTQAAEEAKTEQGVEAREKALEELLKLVEVPVPESMLAEQVEQHFTSQGHTEGDEHDTPEHREEVEQNFREAFVNEVILDAIADEEEIQVEQNELIEYILSSASQYGMDPNQFAQMLDQAGQVPMIMGEVRRRKALAAVLEEAKVVDTEGNEVDLSFFLNPEGAEEAEESETETDDEKND, encoded by the coding sequence GTGGTCCAATCCACCGTTGAAAACCTCGCCCCAACACGGGTAAAGCTCGAGGTAGAGGTCTCATATGAAGAACTCAAACCGCGTATCGATGCTACTTATAAATCTCTCGCAGACCAGATTCAGGTTCCTGGCTTCCGTAAGGGCAAAGTTCCGCCACGTTTGATCGACCAGCGGGTCGGTCGCGGTTTCGTCATTGAAAACGCTGTCAACGACAACCTTGACTCGTTCTTCCAAGAAGCGCTTCGTGAAAACGAACTCTCCCCACTGACTCGCCCAGAAGTCGATGTCACTTCTGTGCCAGGCAATGATGGAGAAGAAGAAGCCCCACTGAAGTTCAACACTGAATTCGACATTCGCCCCACTGTTGAACTGCCAGATTACAAAGGTCTGGAAGTCACCGTGGAGCCAGTCACTGTCACCGAAGAGCAAGAACAAAAAGTTCTTGACGAACTCCGTGAGCGCTTCGCCACGCTTGTTGATGTCGATCGTCCCGCAGAAAAGGGCGACAACGTCACCATCGCGCTGACCGCAACCGTTGACGACGAAGAAGTCGACAACGCCGAGGGCCTGTCATACGAAGTCGGATCTGGCACAATGCTCGATGGTCTCGATGAGGCTCTTGAAGGCCTTTCAGCCGGCGAAGATGCGATCTTCGAAACCACGCTTGCAGGCGGCGACCACTCCGGTGAGACCGCAACAGTCAAAGTTGTGCTGGAAGCCGTTAAAGAACGCGAACTGCCAGAAGCCGATGATGATTTCGCCCAGCTGGCTTCCGAGTTCGACACCATTGAAGAGCTCAAAGAGGACCTGAAGACTCAGGCCGCTGAAGAAGCGAAAACCGAACAAGGTGTTGAGGCTCGCGAAAAGGCGCTTGAAGAACTGCTGAAACTGGTCGAAGTTCCTGTGCCAGAGAGCATGCTTGCCGAACAGGTCGAGCAGCACTTCACTTCGCAAGGGCATACCGAAGGCGATGAACACGACACGCCAGAACACCGCGAAGAGGTGGAACAGAACTTCCGTGAAGCATTCGTCAACGAGGTAATCCTTGACGCTATCGCTGACGAAGAAGAAATCCAGGTCGAACAGAACGAGCTGATTGAGTACATCCTCAGCTCCGCATCACAGTACGGCATGGATCCAAACCAGTTTGCTCAGATGCTCGACCAAGCCGGCCAGGTCCCCATGATCATGGGCGAAGTCCGTCGTCGCAAAGCCCTGGCAGCTGTGCTCGAAGAAGCCAAGGTTGTCGATACCGAAGGTAACGAGGTCGACCTGTCGTTCTTCCTGAATCCAGAGGGTGCAGAAGAAGCCGAAGAGTCCGAAACAGAAACTGACGATGAAAAGAACGACTAA
- a CDS encoding SDR family oxidoreductase, with the protein MTSAQPSALVTGATSGIGRATARHLVSDGWKVFATGRRAENLDTLAKECEPLPGTLISVVTDVTDATSIDELYETVEAQGGVDTILNIAGGAMGAEPIADANISDWEWMIETNVLGSLRVIQKFLPMLRAHGAGTILNLTSTAGVVAYEGGAGYNAAKFGQHALTGALRLEEAEHNIRVIEVLPGLVKTEEFAVKRMRGDESKAANVYAGVAEPLTAEDVADVCAYAVNLPHHINLDEIVMRPVKQAAQHKLIRDA; encoded by the coding sequence ATGACTTCAGCACAGCCTTCAGCCCTTGTCACCGGTGCAACATCAGGCATCGGACGTGCCACTGCCCGACATTTGGTCTCCGACGGATGGAAGGTGTTTGCCACCGGCCGTCGCGCCGAGAACTTAGATACGCTGGCTAAAGAATGCGAGCCACTGCCTGGAACGCTCATATCCGTGGTCACTGATGTCACGGATGCGACTTCTATCGATGAGCTCTATGAGACCGTCGAAGCTCAAGGTGGCGTCGATACGATCTTGAATATCGCCGGCGGGGCTATGGGGGCCGAGCCGATCGCCGATGCCAATATTTCCGACTGGGAGTGGATGATTGAAACCAACGTGCTGGGGTCCCTTCGGGTGATCCAAAAGTTCCTACCCATGTTGCGGGCCCACGGTGCCGGAACCATCTTAAATCTGACCTCCACCGCGGGCGTCGTTGCTTACGAAGGCGGTGCCGGATACAACGCAGCGAAATTCGGTCAGCACGCGCTTACCGGTGCGCTGCGCCTCGAGGAAGCCGAACACAACATCCGTGTGATCGAGGTGTTGCCCGGGTTGGTCAAAACTGAAGAATTTGCGGTCAAACGCATGCGCGGCGACGAATCCAAAGCAGCCAATGTCTACGCAGGCGTAGCAGAACCACTCACCGCCGAAGACGTCGCCGATGTGTGTGCCTATGCGGTGAACCTGCCCCACCACATCAACCTGGATGAAATTGTGATGCGCCCGGTGAAACAGGCGGCCCAGCACAAGCTCATTCGCGACGCATAG
- a CDS encoding ATP-dependent Clp protease proteolytic subunit, giving the protein MASIEPASREDYIYNRLLKERIIWLGSEVRDDNANVIASQMLLLSAEDPEADIFLYINSPGGSVTAGMAIYDTMQLIPNDVVTVAMGLAASMGQFLLSSGTPGKRYATPHARILMHQPSGGIGGTESDIRIQAQLIMHMKQVMSELTAEQTGQPLERILEDNARDKWFTAEEGLEYGFFDHIASGTATMVGGGGLDRE; this is encoded by the coding sequence ATGGCTTCGATCGAGCCAGCCAGCCGTGAAGACTACATCTACAACCGTTTGCTCAAAGAGCGCATCATTTGGCTTGGCTCAGAAGTACGGGATGACAACGCAAATGTGATCGCCTCACAGATGCTGCTGCTCAGCGCCGAAGACCCTGAAGCCGACATCTTCCTCTACATCAACTCTCCAGGTGGCTCCGTCACCGCGGGTATGGCCATTTACGACACCATGCAGCTCATTCCAAACGATGTTGTAACGGTTGCCATGGGCTTGGCCGCGTCGATGGGGCAGTTCCTGCTGTCCTCGGGCACCCCGGGCAAACGCTATGCCACCCCCCACGCCCGCATTCTGATGCACCAGCCATCGGGCGGTATTGGTGGTACCGAGTCTGATATTCGTATCCAGGCACAGCTGATCATGCACATGAAACAGGTCATGTCTGAACTCACCGCCGAACAGACCGGCCAGCCACTTGAGCGCATCCTCGAAGATAACGCCCGTGACAAGTGGTTCACTGCTGAAGAAGGTTTGGAATACGGCTTCTTCGACCACATCGCCTCCGGTACCGCCACGATGGTCGGTGGCGGCGGCCTCGACCGAGAATAG
- a CDS encoding mycothiol-dependent nitroreductase Rv2466c family protein yields MTQTVKFWFDPACPFAWITSRWITEVEKVRDINVDFNVISLGVLNEDKQDQDDPGTKALWQGARVALAVRERHGADKVAEFYTAVGTRVHNEGYGTDRYDEALPEALEEIGVTDADEILDEATKSTHDEGLRESTKEALSLVGDDVGTPIIVIGDNGFFGPVMTRIPRGEEAGKIWDGFSTLVEYPAFSELKRARDGELDFS; encoded by the coding sequence TTGACACAAACCGTCAAGTTTTGGTTCGACCCAGCATGCCCATTCGCCTGGATTACTTCACGGTGGATCACCGAAGTAGAAAAAGTTCGCGACATTAACGTTGACTTCAACGTCATCTCGTTGGGCGTCCTCAACGAAGACAAACAAGATCAAGACGATCCGGGCACCAAAGCCCTCTGGCAGGGCGCACGCGTGGCGCTTGCCGTACGCGAACGCCACGGGGCGGACAAGGTAGCAGAGTTCTATACTGCCGTCGGCACCCGCGTGCATAACGAAGGCTACGGAACCGACCGCTACGATGAGGCGCTGCCGGAAGCACTCGAAGAAATTGGCGTCACAGATGCCGATGAAATCCTCGACGAGGCCACCAAGAGCACCCACGACGAGGGCTTGCGAGAATCCACGAAAGAAGCTCTGTCACTAGTAGGAGACGACGTCGGCACCCCGATCATCGTCATTGGCGACAATGGGTTCTTCGGCCCGGTCATGACCCGGATTCCGCGCGGCGAAGAAGCCGGAAAGATCTGGGACGGATTCAGCACACTCGTGGAATACCCAGCCTTCTCCGAACTCAAACGCGCACGCGACGGAGAACTCGACTTTAGCTAA
- the clpX gene encoding ATP-dependent Clp protease ATP-binding subunit ClpX: protein MARIGESADLLKCSFCGKTQKQVRKLIAGPGVYICDECIELCNEIIEEELAEVTESSEFTLPTPQEIYSHLDEYVIGQEHAKAALSVAVYNHYKRVHAQDNIKSSMREAFGTDVDFSHLEDVEIGKSNIMLVGPTGSGKTYLAQTLARKLDVPFIVADATSLTEAGYVGEDVENILLKLIQAADNDVSKAERGIIYIDEIDKISRKSENPSITRDVSGEGVQQSLLKILEGTVASVPPQGGRKHPHQEFLELDTSNILFIVAGAFAGLDDIIDARAGQKSIGFGAPLKVAGADDGPSFTDVQPEDLIKFGLIPEFIGRLPVITAVDYLDEASLIRVLTEPKNALSKQYQKMFALDGVQLEFDEGALEAIVAKAEARGTGARGLRSIIEDVLQPVMFELPSRDDIAQVTITKETVEGTGQPVMVSREVARKRRNKSA, encoded by the coding sequence ATGGCTCGAATCGGAGAATCGGCAGATCTGCTGAAGTGCTCCTTCTGCGGTAAAACGCAAAAACAGGTGCGAAAGCTCATCGCAGGCCCAGGGGTCTATATTTGCGACGAATGCATCGAACTGTGTAACGAAATCATTGAAGAAGAGCTGGCCGAGGTCACCGAGAGCAGCGAGTTCACTCTCCCCACTCCGCAGGAGATTTACTCCCATCTTGATGAATACGTCATTGGTCAAGAGCACGCCAAGGCAGCTCTTTCGGTGGCTGTGTATAACCACTACAAGCGTGTTCATGCACAAGACAACATTAAATCTTCGATGCGGGAAGCCTTTGGCACCGACGTTGACTTTTCTCACCTCGAAGACGTTGAAATCGGCAAGTCCAACATTATGCTCGTGGGCCCCACCGGTTCTGGCAAGACCTACTTGGCCCAGACCCTGGCGCGGAAACTTGATGTCCCATTCATCGTCGCCGACGCCACCTCACTCACCGAGGCTGGATACGTTGGTGAAGACGTCGAGAACATCCTGCTCAAACTCATCCAAGCCGCTGACAACGATGTGTCCAAAGCCGAGCGTGGCATTATCTACATCGATGAGATCGACAAAATTTCGCGGAAATCAGAGAACCCTTCGATCACGCGCGACGTTTCTGGTGAAGGTGTCCAACAGTCGCTGCTGAAAATCCTGGAAGGTACCGTAGCATCCGTGCCACCACAAGGTGGACGCAAACATCCACACCAGGAATTCCTCGAACTGGATACTTCGAACATCTTGTTCATTGTCGCTGGTGCGTTTGCCGGTCTTGATGACATTATCGATGCGCGTGCCGGACAGAAATCCATCGGCTTCGGAGCGCCACTCAAGGTCGCTGGGGCTGATGACGGACCATCATTTACCGATGTACAACCAGAAGACCTCATCAAATTCGGTTTGATCCCGGAGTTTATCGGTCGTCTGCCAGTCATTACCGCAGTCGACTACCTCGACGAAGCGTCCCTGATTCGCGTGCTCACTGAGCCCAAGAATGCGTTGAGCAAGCAGTACCAGAAGATGTTCGCGTTGGACGGCGTCCAACTGGAGTTCGACGAGGGCGCACTGGAAGCTATTGTTGCCAAAGCTGAAGCACGTGGCACCGGTGCTCGTGGCCTCCGGTCTATCATTGAAGACGTTCTGCAACCCGTGATGTTTGAATTACCATCCCGCGACGATATCGCTCAGGTGACCATTACCAAGGAAACCGTCGAAGGAACCGGCCAACCGGTGATGGTCTCACGAGAAGTTGCTCGGAAACGTCGTAATAAGTCTGCATAA
- the valS gene encoding valine--tRNA ligase, with the protein MAENTQGTDTPKTVTVPDRVGLEGLEEKFSTRWETDRVYAYDPDTSREEVFSIDTPPPTASGSLHVGHVFSYTQTDVIARFMRMCGKNVFYPMGWDDNGLPTERRVQNYFGVRTDTSVPYDPNYQPPEKPAKNRRDWDVVSRQNFIELCLEQSREDEEIYEQLFTQLGLSVDWNLSYRTIDAHSREISQRAFLQNLADGQAYNAEAPTMWDVTFQTAVAQAELEDKEVPGAYYRYAFYAANGEEIFIETTRPELLPACSALVAHPDDERYQHLFGKTVTSPLFDVEVEVYPHQLAQPDKGAGIAMVCTFGDQNDITWWRELQLPTRTLIGRDGRFTQETPEWITSERGQEHYAQLAGKTVFSAQKAVIEMLEEQNLLDGEPEKITHAVNFFEKGDKPLEIVTSRQWYLRNGGRDADLRNKLIGRGDELEWHPGFMQSRYTNWVENLTGDWLVSRQRVFGVAIPLWYRLNDDGQPDYDNPIVPADHQLPVDPVEDVPEGFSADQRDVPGGFTGDPDVLDTWATSSLTPQIIGKWSTDNDYFANVFPFDLRPQGHDIIRTWLFSTVVRADQLQDTVPWKHTALSGWVLDPQRQKMSKSKGNVVVPTDILDQFGADAVRYWASSARLGADTAYEVNQMKIGRRLAIKLLNASKFALNLGATEDKIVRTAEDAAVITHPLDQSLLAQLHEAIVQATRSFEKYDYARTLNLVETFFWHFTDDYIELIKDRAYGSRGEAEQASVVATLATALDALLRLMAPFQPFATDEVWSWWRHGSVHAASWPGLETELAGITAAAKTGDAGVLTTVTRAISRIRKAKSDAKVKQRTEVLTATITATEDRLAELRAGLDDLRAAGNVSDLSLETGEAVTSDDDEVVDMRLTEIELAVAE; encoded by the coding sequence ATGGCTGAAAACACTCAGGGCACAGACACGCCCAAGACGGTAACCGTTCCAGATCGCGTTGGTTTGGAAGGACTTGAAGAGAAATTTAGCACCCGGTGGGAAACAGACCGGGTGTATGCATACGATCCTGACACCTCTCGTGAGGAGGTGTTTTCGATTGACACCCCTCCCCCAACTGCCTCGGGCTCACTGCACGTCGGTCACGTGTTCTCCTACACCCAAACCGATGTGATCGCCCGATTCATGCGCATGTGCGGTAAAAACGTGTTCTACCCGATGGGATGGGATGACAATGGGTTGCCCACCGAACGTCGCGTCCAGAACTATTTTGGGGTGCGCACCGATACTTCGGTCCCCTATGACCCGAACTATCAGCCGCCCGAAAAGCCGGCCAAAAACCGCCGAGACTGGGATGTGGTTTCGCGCCAGAACTTCATTGAGCTGTGCTTGGAACAGTCTCGTGAAGATGAAGAGATCTACGAGCAGCTGTTCACCCAGCTGGGACTATCGGTTGACTGGAACCTGAGCTACCGCACGATTGATGCGCACTCGCGAGAAATCTCCCAGCGGGCATTCTTGCAAAACCTCGCTGACGGGCAGGCGTATAACGCCGAAGCTCCCACGATGTGGGATGTCACCTTTCAGACGGCAGTCGCACAGGCTGAGCTCGAGGATAAGGAAGTCCCGGGTGCTTACTACCGGTATGCGTTTTATGCTGCCAATGGCGAAGAGATCTTCATTGAGACCACCCGTCCAGAGCTGTTGCCAGCCTGCTCCGCGCTGGTCGCCCACCCCGACGATGAGCGTTATCAGCACCTGTTCGGCAAGACCGTGACCTCTCCCCTGTTTGATGTTGAGGTCGAGGTCTACCCACACCAACTGGCCCAGCCCGATAAGGGTGCTGGCATCGCAATGGTCTGTACCTTCGGCGATCAAAACGACATCACCTGGTGGCGCGAGCTGCAACTGCCCACCCGGACATTAATTGGCCGCGACGGACGCTTCACCCAGGAGACCCCCGAATGGATTACCTCGGAGCGCGGCCAAGAACACTATGCTCAGCTGGCGGGTAAGACTGTTTTCTCGGCTCAAAAAGCTGTCATTGAGATGCTCGAGGAACAAAACCTTCTCGACGGCGAACCCGAAAAGATCACGCACGCAGTGAACTTTTTCGAAAAAGGCGACAAGCCACTTGAGATTGTCACCTCGCGCCAGTGGTATCTGCGCAACGGTGGCCGCGACGCTGACCTGCGCAACAAACTCATCGGCCGCGGGGATGAACTGGAGTGGCACCCGGGCTTCATGCAGTCCCGGTATACCAACTGGGTAGAAAACCTCACCGGTGACTGGTTGGTGTCTCGCCAGCGCGTCTTTGGTGTCGCCATTCCCCTGTGGTACCGCCTGAATGACGATGGCCAACCGGACTATGACAACCCGATCGTGCCGGCAGATCACCAACTGCCAGTTGATCCGGTGGAAGACGTGCCAGAAGGCTTTAGCGCCGATCAGCGTGATGTCCCCGGTGGGTTCACGGGCGACCCCGACGTACTGGACACCTGGGCGACCTCGTCGCTGACCCCGCAGATCATTGGCAAGTGGTCCACCGATAATGACTACTTTGCTAATGTGTTCCCCTTTGATTTGCGGCCACAGGGTCACGACATCATCCGGACCTGGCTGTTCTCAACCGTCGTGCGCGCTGACCAGCTACAGGATACGGTGCCGTGGAAACACACCGCATTATCGGGCTGGGTTCTGGATCCACAACGCCAGAAAATGTCAAAGTCGAAGGGCAACGTTGTGGTCCCAACGGACATTTTGGACCAGTTTGGTGCCGATGCGGTCCGCTATTGGGCATCATCAGCGCGACTGGGCGCCGACACGGCCTATGAGGTCAACCAAATGAAGATTGGTCGCCGTCTAGCGATCAAACTACTCAACGCCTCGAAATTTGCGCTGAATCTGGGCGCGACCGAGGACAAGATCGTTCGCACCGCAGAAGATGCCGCGGTCATCACCCACCCGTTGGATCAGTCCCTGCTGGCACAGCTCCACGAAGCGATCGTTCAGGCCACGCGTTCGTTTGAGAAATACGACTACGCACGCACCCTGAATCTGGTGGAGACCTTCTTCTGGCACTTCACCGATGACTACATTGAGCTCATCAAGGACCGTGCCTACGGATCCCGGGGTGAAGCCGAACAAGCCTCAGTGGTGGCCACCTTGGCCACTGCCCTGGATGCGCTGCTGCGTCTGATGGCACCCTTCCAGCCTTTTGCCACCGATGAGGTGTGGTCCTGGTGGCGTCACGGATCGGTGCATGCGGCGAGCTGGCCTGGTCTTGAAACCGAACTTGCCGGGATTACTGCTGCAGCCAAAACCGGTGATGCCGGGGTGCTGACCACGGTTACTCGGGCGATCTCGCGGATTCGGAAAGCCAAGTCGGATGCGAAGGTCAAGCAACGCACTGAGGTGCTCACCGCGACAATTACTGCAACCGAGGATCGGCTGGCAGAACTGCGCGCGGGATTAGACGATCTGCGAGCAGCTGGGAACGTCAGCGATCTCTCCCTGGAGACCGGGGAGGCCGTCACCTCTGACGATGATGAGGTTGTTGATATGCGATTGACAGAGATTGAATTAGCAGTCGCTGAGTAA